Proteins encoded together in one Prochlorococcus marinus str. MIT 9211 window:
- a CDS encoding iron uptake porin yields MKLFQQLLVFPAALGLVAPLAANAAEVNMTDVSKYAAKTAKSIKAPSSAQFSDIVPGDWAYTSLKNLSASYGCVDNAYTQNLNSGLALTRYEAAALVNACLDNGLVASGEGLSSDASLLADEFGVEMAILKGRVDGLEYKLNELSAGQFSSTTKLNGKAAFVVGAVDYEDSADTAVDHGDKLTGTYSYRLDVNTSFNGNDRLYTRIITGNMDGNNPWGDKDGGTYLAVANDHEQVLEVDKLWYEWTKDDLKFWAGPKIENYYMLAASPSIYKPVQKQFALGGNTAAYASSTTAGFGVAWTQPTEADRKWTVSSNYASVGADDATKGILTDEQTKWLTQVTYGGKRWQIAAAYARHGCAGQDANSSCKAWSDYYSTAAGDNATGEGENAYSLRYWWRPAETGIMPSIQLGMDYRELDDAADTEVQSTAAWMVGLNWKDAWIDGNRAGIAFGSREHATDYAGSGDDEADDNLVWEAYYDYQLTDGITITPALFGGSHVYDGSNDDIFGALVQTVFKF; encoded by the coding sequence ATGAAATTATTCCAGCAATTGCTGGTTTTCCCTGCTGCTTTGGGATTGGTTGCGCCTTTGGCTGCAAATGCAGCTGAAGTCAATATGACTGATGTTTCTAAGTATGCGGCGAAAACAGCTAAAAGCATCAAAGCTCCTTCTAGTGCTCAATTCTCAGACATCGTTCCTGGGGACTGGGCCTATACATCTCTTAAAAACCTAAGTGCTAGCTACGGTTGTGTAGATAATGCCTACACTCAAAACCTTAATTCAGGTCTTGCTTTAACTCGTTATGAAGCTGCTGCATTAGTAAATGCATGCCTTGATAACGGTCTGGTTGCAAGTGGTGAAGGTCTTTCTTCTGATGCTTCTCTTCTTGCCGATGAGTTTGGCGTTGAGATGGCAATTCTCAAAGGCCGTGTTGATGGACTTGAGTACAAGCTTAATGAGCTTAGTGCTGGTCAGTTCTCATCAACTACCAAGTTGAATGGTAAGGCAGCTTTCGTTGTAGGTGCTGTTGACTATGAAGACAGTGCTGATACAGCAGTTGATCATGGCGACAAGCTTACTGGTACTTACAGCTACAGGCTTGATGTAAATACCAGCTTCAATGGTAATGACCGCTTGTATACAAGAATCATTACTGGAAACATGGATGGAAATAATCCATGGGGCGATAAAGATGGTGGTACTTACCTAGCTGTCGCTAACGACCACGAGCAAGTTCTTGAGGTAGATAAGCTCTGGTATGAGTGGACCAAGGATGACCTTAAATTCTGGGCCGGTCCAAAGATCGAGAACTACTACATGTTGGCAGCTTCTCCATCTATCTATAAGCCTGTTCAGAAGCAATTTGCTTTAGGTGGTAACACTGCTGCTTATGCTTCAAGCACAACAGCAGGTTTTGGTGTCGCTTGGACACAGCCAACTGAGGCTGATAGAAAGTGGACAGTTAGCTCTAACTACGCCTCTGTTGGAGCTGATGATGCTACCAAGGGTATCCTTACCGATGAGCAAACTAAGTGGCTGACTCAAGTTACTTACGGTGGTAAGAGATGGCAGATCGCTGCTGCTTATGCTCGCCATGGTTGCGCAGGCCAGGATGCAAACAGCTCTTGTAAAGCATGGTCTGACTACTATTCAACTGCTGCAGGCGACAATGCAACTGGAGAAGGCGAAAATGCTTATTCATTGCGCTATTGGTGGAGACCAGCTGAAACAGGTATAATGCCTTCTATTCAGCTCGGTATGGATTACCGTGAGCTAGATGATGCAGCTGACACAGAAGTTCAGAGTACTGCTGCTTGGATGGTTGGTCTTAACTGGAAAGACGCTTGGATCGATGGCAACAGAGCTGGAATCGCTTTTGGTTCTCGTGAGCATGCTACCGATTATGCAGGTTCCGGTGACGACGAAGCTGATGACAACCTAGTTTGGGAAGCCTATTACGATTACCAGTTGACTGATGGAATCACCATCACTCCAGCTCTATTCGGTGGCTCTCATGTCTATGACGGTTCTAACGATGACATCTTTGGTGCTCTAGTTCAGACTGTATTTAAGTTCTGA